In the genome of Paenibacillus sp. FSL R5-0766, one region contains:
- the pepT gene encoding peptidase T — protein MKDILIQRLSTYVQMDTQSDENSETCPSTPGQLALGKLLVEECTSIGLQDVTMDENGYVMATLPSNTDKDVPVIGFLAHLDTATDFTGKNVKPQVIDNYDGADIVLNSELDVVLSNKDFPELHEYKGHTLITTDGTTLLGADNKAGIAEIMTAMAYLIEHPEVKHGKIRVAFTPDEEIGRGPHKFDVAAFGAKYAYTVDGGPLGELEYESFNAAAAKITVRGTNVHPGTAKDKMVNSLKIAMELNRRLPVEEAPEFTDGYDGFYHLLSLEGDVELTKMSYIIRDFDREKFEERKTNLLHIANELKTKYGEKSITVELNDQYYNMREKIEPVRQIVDIAHEAMTRLDIEPVIRPIRGGTDGSQLSYMGMPTPNIFTGGENYHGKFEYVSVDNMVKATRVIVEIAQLFEQHGDI, from the coding sequence ATGAAAGATATTTTAATTCAAAGACTGAGTACTTATGTTCAGATGGATACCCAATCCGATGAAAATAGCGAGACATGCCCTTCCACACCCGGCCAACTGGCCTTGGGCAAACTGCTCGTTGAAGAGTGTACTTCCATTGGTCTGCAAGATGTGACGATGGATGAGAACGGTTATGTCATGGCTACATTGCCATCCAATACCGACAAGGATGTTCCTGTAATTGGTTTCCTGGCTCACCTCGATACAGCGACCGACTTTACTGGCAAAAATGTCAAACCACAGGTTATCGATAACTATGATGGTGCTGACATTGTGCTGAACTCGGAACTGGATGTCGTACTGTCCAACAAGGATTTCCCGGAACTACACGAGTATAAAGGCCACACCCTGATCACAACCGATGGTACAACGTTGCTTGGTGCAGATAATAAGGCAGGCATTGCCGAGATCATGACGGCGATGGCCTATCTGATTGAACACCCGGAAGTGAAACACGGTAAGATTCGGGTTGCTTTTACCCCGGATGAAGAGATTGGCCGTGGACCGCACAAGTTCGATGTAGCTGCTTTTGGAGCCAAATATGCGTACACAGTTGATGGCGGACCGCTTGGTGAGCTGGAATACGAGAGCTTTAACGCAGCTGCCGCCAAAATTACCGTACGAGGCACCAATGTGCATCCCGGAACAGCGAAGGATAAGATGGTGAACTCTCTGAAAATTGCAATGGAATTGAATCGACGCCTGCCTGTGGAGGAAGCTCCTGAATTCACAGACGGTTATGATGGTTTCTATCATCTGTTGTCTCTGGAGGGTGACGTTGAGCTGACGAAAATGAGCTACATCATCCGTGATTTCGACCGGGAGAAGTTTGAAGAGCGCAAAACAAATCTGCTCCATATCGCAAACGAACTGAAGACCAAGTATGGAGAGAAAAGCATCACAGTTGAATTGAATGACCAGTACTATAACATGCGTGAGAAAATTGAACCCGTACGCCAGATCGTCGACATTGCCCATGAAGCCATGACCCGACTGGACATCGAACCTGTTATTCGCCCCATCCGGGGAGGAACAGACGGTTCCCAGCTATCCTATATGGGCATGCCAACACCAAATATCTTCACTGGTGGTGAGAACTACCACGGCAAATTCGAGTATGTATCGGTAGACAATATGGTGAAAGCAACCCGTGTCATTGTAGAGATCGCTCAATTGTTCGAACAACACGGAGATATCTAA
- a CDS encoding 2-hydroxymuconate tautomerase family protein, protein MPFITVKVLEGKSVEQKRQLIERMTQVACETLDVDPSKVFIFIEDLEKDNYGKNGKLFSDLDK, encoded by the coding sequence ATGCCATTTATCACGGTTAAGGTACTGGAAGGCAAGTCGGTTGAGCAGAAACGTCAGTTGATTGAACGTATGACTCAGGTGGCTTGTGAGACACTGGATGTTGATCCGAGTAAAGTCTTTATCTTCATTGAGGATTTGGAGAAGGACAATTACGGCAAGAACGGAAAACTGTTTTCGGACTTAGACAAATAA
- a CDS encoding cyclic nucleotide-binding domain-containing protein — protein MKEIMDFGLVRQLARENGLDQVLDEPALAELRLLEAAKGEMICAKGERPERLYFLVQGKLKIYTTLPNGKSLLLRFSTPLALVGDLELVNGKEAMNTVESVSKSLLLGISYRALQNTYAENPKFLHFMLSQVTHKLYTFSNLSSLNMLYPVESRFASYLLSTMGQDESSSEEIQTSKLTELADMLGTSYRHLNRVVQDLCNRDIIRKVQRKLVICDLEQLRVIAGGNIYE, from the coding sequence ATGAAAGAAATTATGGACTTTGGACTTGTGCGGCAACTCGCCCGTGAGAATGGGTTGGATCAGGTGCTGGACGAGCCTGCGCTCGCTGAGTTGCGACTACTTGAGGCTGCAAAGGGCGAGATGATATGTGCCAAAGGTGAACGACCTGAGCGGTTATATTTTCTCGTGCAGGGCAAGCTCAAGATCTATACCACCCTGCCTAACGGCAAGTCTCTGTTACTTCGTTTCAGTACACCCCTTGCGCTTGTGGGAGATTTGGAACTGGTAAATGGCAAGGAGGCTATGAATACGGTAGAGTCTGTGAGCAAAAGCCTGCTGCTGGGTATCAGCTATCGCGCTCTCCAGAATACGTATGCAGAGAACCCTAAGTTTCTCCACTTTATGCTGAGTCAAGTTACGCACAAATTGTATACCTTTTCCAACCTGTCGAGTCTGAATATGTTATATCCGGTCGAGAGCCGATTTGCCAGCTATCTGTTGTCCACCATGGGCCAGGACGAGTCTTCTTCGGAAGAGATCCAGACCTCCAAGCTCACCGAACTGGCCGATATGCTGGGCACCAGCTATAGACATCTTAATAGAGTTGTTCAAGATCTGTGTAATCGAGATATTATTCGCAAAGTGCAGCGGAAGCTAGTGATCTGTGATCTGGAACAGTTGCGTGTCATCGCAGGAGGCAATATATATGAGTGA